ATATTGTATGTGAACCTGATGTAATGCTCTGCTGTTCACATATATTTTCGGAATATTGTGATACTGCGAGAGCTTTGAGTAATGTATATTGTTGTGAACCTGACGTAATGCTCTGCTGCGCTAGGCTGCGCGCTAGCCTGCGGGAAATGCCCATTGTTGTGTTGCCTGTCAACTTTAATGGGTCGCTTCAGCCGCTTTTAAGCTCGCTGTACTCCTGGAAGTGCTCGCAaagctgtagaaaagagaggccgttGACCTTTCTATTGATATTTCTTTGCAGAACACACCACAAACACGACGTGCACTATTGCTTGTAAACATATGATTAGACTTAGGAGGTTGAACTTCGTGCTActtattgaaatgcttatgaactgatgagaTATATTCTTACATTTACGCACtcgattatgacaagtgtctctctACGAGGTttcagagaatttctactgacttatgaaataccACAGAGTGTTGAATTATGTTTTTGTGTTGTGCTctgtacatatttgcttatttttatGTCATGTTTCTAGCTGcgttatttataaaataaaattcagtacataAGCTAAtgcgaacactttctgtcaacagatctattaagtaATAATCTTATGatccattttcttaaaaaaaaagcgcaattggaaaggaaagaacaataagaagtagAGGGGACTaataacaggaactgcatacataatttgctTTTCAAGGACTTGGTACTTTTTtaggtagaataagttgttgtggcgcACTACTTTAGTGTTAAGTTCTGACATagaatcatttcatttcacatgggAGATAGATCTAGCGCTTTACATAGTTTTGATGATCGCAGATACACACATGCTATTGTAAGCTTACAcatatatttcccttatctgctTTGCTGTCTTTactttaatatttttctgcttgtgctttctcatgtttaggtaaaagttattgcatttgctgctgctatttgtcaggcaatGTCCTACTAAAgtttactttgtattactgtgaTAAGCCAGtgttaccactgatttattttcttctttgctgtatattgccttatattagttgtaatgttgcatttgctttgctaatttagatatgctgctgcttgctttgccaatttgtatttttcgtTGTTGTTTGTGCTAATTGTTTCGTGCTACTGCATTGCCCCATTCTCTAGCTTATGTCTCTGAGCTCATTAGATTTAAGttaagagggggtatgctatataagaaaataagttatgattacttgggaagaaatgcattgagaagctataagaaaaaaggATCTGGCCCGAAactattgtacaatgagaaataattattttgaaagaggaaatgaacagatataggtagggtatagtgacaacaggtttaggtaggattttctgggAAACTAATTATGAGGTAAGAAGTATATTAAAGTACAAATACAGATACGAGTTTTTTTGTAGAAACTaatgttgaagtaagagaggtCTGCGAGAATTAAATGAAGTTTTAGTTGGAAATAAAGTAGTTTTGGTTGAAAGTAAAGCAGGTGTGAGCATAAAGTAGGTGCAAAGTGCTCGCCACAAGTACTGCAGTAACAAAGATTACACTTACACTTTGACGCACTTATACTTGAAAACTgatcctgtcctttcctattgtgttattctgctatgtttaTGTGTACATTTGTGTCTCTGTGTTCTTCGTATCTCtttgtgtttacctgataagataaattttgtagaattttttttttccttctctatGCTTCATTcagtatgatgaggaatactgttatcctcaaatccaATCTATGTTTTTGCACCATGTTCTTTACGTTAGGAAgatctttaaaaattatttattctatTATGCTTCTACTGATAgtcttatttttcatttatttacttatgtcataacttCTGTAATACTCGTATGTAtgcttatttttattctttttgcaaAAGCTGTATTACTgcaaattttatttgtattatcatgttctttactataatgatgttttctttacatttgtaattgAATCTGTATACtgttaaattgtaattgtatagacaccagttctttaaGTTAGGTAAATAGTAGTGATTGATTTTACTGCCcacatttgtctgttggtcatatTATACGTATCAAATCTCAGAGATTATATaactgtgttagtgcttgcacgtgtgttgataattcggcaagggactggctaacagcactgctggttttaGATATTGGCTAAAAAagggagtgcacaagtggtggttcatcgacttgctatattatcctcaaaactcttcagttgtgattgtgcacctacacagtcgcaacggatggctgctggtcacctctacaagaactacagtggttctgcacctttggtggcccattgCTTCCGTAatctctgcaaggactgcagtgggtctgcacctttggtggctcattactaccataatctctacaaggactacagtgggtatgctctgttgtggcccactacCAATCTTACGATATCGACTGAAATCTTAATGTCAACAGCCAACACTGTTTCCGTGGGGaggacaacaccacttcttcaagactgcgtgatGGTCTTCTACTTACTTGCGCGTTTTCGtatactgctcagcctttgtgcataaaactggcGTAGACTTCCCTTCTGTTTAATTTTTagaactgtctttagggactgtgaagaGAACTTTTTTATTCGAAGCCATATTGTCATTCTATAGCAGTCAAATTGCGTTGGGTttttatattgtgggtaataaataaaCAGCTTAAGTTtgtgttgtctttgtcagggaaaattcggtaggtcagtgttgaaattacaaaaataaggaaatagacagtaggttcagtttcactcagtagtTTCGCCGGAAGTTTCATCTGGCGGTAAAGCTCAGAAGTTTCACTCAGTACCAGCAGTTTCACTCAGTAGTTTCACTGACACAAAGAAGTTTTAGTTAGAGTAAATGAAGAAGAGCAGTAGAGACTAACGACTTGCTTAACATCGTGAAATGAAAAGGATTACGGTAAGGAAAGATGTAAAAGAAGTGTATCTAGGAAGCAGGATTATGCAGAGAACCGAAGCAAGAGACATATCAGATGAGAATACAGAACGTGTAAGTTTCATAATGAGAAAAGTTCCTGCTACGACACACCACTGTGTTGACCATGCTAACACCGCAACTTTTTCCCTATTTGAAGTAGCATCTGAAGAGCTATGTCGGATAAACTGCAACGGTAAACCCTAAAAGGTCCGCTTACCTCGTGTCCTCTGTAGACGTCCCAAAACCCTTCGTTGGGAACGGGGAACtggaaatattttaatttatttctggggcAATGGCGGTCAGTTTCCCTGCCAAAAGTTAATTAAATTTTCTACTATGTGTATGGACGTATATATGTACATATGCGTGTCtgttgtgtgtgtgcatgcatggaGTGCTATGACACATAGATGGCCTGTATAATGTAATAAAAGAGATATTTAGAAAAGCAACTACGATACAGTTCCTACAGCAGTGAATAGACAGCTCTTGTTATTTGATTCTCGTCCCACAAGCTGTTCTGCATATACTGAAATATTTCATGTATTCGCAGATACGTAGTAAACTACCGCCTATAGGAAGAAGATCAGTGTGTGGAACCAATGTCAGCTTTGTTATCGGACAACAAGGAACGTACGAAAACGTGTGCAACTTTGTTAGCGCACCACAAGGCACGTACGATAAAGCGTGAACTTTGTAGTGTTTTACTTGTAATCCCCACTATCATCTTGATATGATTTTGACCATAGCGACGTCGTAAGGTACTTCTGCCAGGACACCTTACGTTCCACTCACTGTATCTTACAATCTAAGATATCATCAATGATGGAGATACTATCACCTTATTATGGCTTTCCTGGAGACGTAGATAAGAGAGCCGGAAACGCGACTACGATTCTTTCCCAGAAGTTTTGACCGAGTTTTTAACGTAGAAACCCTCTTCCTCCACAATAGCACAGTAACGACGCATTCAGTGAAACACAATAAATGATAGCATTCCTATCGTTGCAATGAGAATCTGCAGCCTATCTGTAACCTATGCAGTCGACGCTGCTTTGTTTTTCTCGTCTGGGTCTCTTTCGATTTATAATTTCTAAGCCAGACGAACCGCTGGAAGTGTGAATTTGGAGACAGAGTTCATCCTCCTTCTTCAAAATGTCTGGTATGTCTATACATGAGACGTTGCTGTAAATTATTGAAAATTCCATAAGGGTCTAGAAAAATAATATCTCAATAAAATATAAATGGTATGCCACCTGAGATATCATCTTAGCCTGCTCTGATACATTTTCTGTGCCATTCAATGTATCATGAAATTGTTCTTTGTTCTCATCTGCAAGCCACACTTCATTGAAAATTTGGAACAATGGCACAATATAAGTTGCGAACAACGTAGTAGACAGGCTTCAGTTTATTGATAACAACTGAGAAACCACAATTTTTCTAAGAAAAGGTTTCCTGTTAAAGCTGTATAGAGTTTATACAGGATATTTCCGatagagcgtgcaaaaatgtgcCAGAACAtaaagaatgctccactgaacaatttgaggtagggaaccagtGTCGTGTTAAATTCTTGGACGCTCGTACGCAGCCACCCTGTATTGGAATACTTCTCGAGTGGATAGGATCCCAAACACCGTGCACTAACAGGGACATCTGCACATGTACAAAATAGGGCAGCACGACTGAACACGTAGCATGTCGGTTTCGCGTGAACTTGTAAGACAAAGTGTGAAAACTTTCAGCCTGGAAAAAGGCAGGTAATATCCGACTAAATTGTACTTACGTTTAGCGAAACGTCTTTAATAAGCAGTACTAGTACTGATCAGTAAAAAGTGTTtatttcaaactcgcttaaatacTATGAGTGCAACAACATACTGATATGCAAATTCATTCAGGAAGTTAGTAAGCTCGGATCATCACGATGCAGTTAAGAGTTAAGTCGGAAAAAAACTATTGTGGAAAACTTTATCTAAGTTCACGAACTAATGCAGAACTCGCTAGACCTGTCGCACGAagaacactgcctgacaaaaaaagcgaAGCACATAGAATGGGTGTTAGCAGGGGGAACGAAGAGAACCTCCAGAGATTGAGAAGGTACTTGAAGCTATTTCTTGTCTGTTTCACAGAGACACGTGCAatatgtgcattgtcctgttgaaaagtggcatcacgatactgtcgcatTAGAGGCAAAACTTGAGGACGCAGGTTGTCTGTGTGGTACCGTCAGTGTTCTTTCAGTAACTATCAACCGTGAGCTGAAGTCGCACGCAATGTCTCCACATACGATGACGCCACGAGTAAAACCGCTGcgtctctccaaaacattagacCCCCGGGTCGTAGCTGTACTAGCTGACGGTGATCATCCAGATGCTAGTTAAAAGATAATGCACGCTctacgaggacggggcgtgagtcgtgcttgggtagctcagatggtagagcacttgcccgcgaaaggtaaaggtcgcgagttcgagtctccatccggctcacagttttaatctgccaggaagtttcaccctctACGAGTTTACAAGAGGACGCTTTCGTAAACAACACGAAAAACATAAATCGCTTATCTGTACCGGATGTTATTAGCGTGTTTATACTAACAAGATTCCAAATGAGAAACAGCGAAAACGTTGGGTGCGATGTGTAATTTATCATATTAGAATGCATCCAGAAGGAAAAGTTACATCCTAATAACACAGCCAGCAATCATAAACGAGCGATGGAACATTTTTCTGATAGTTTAATGCTCTAGGTACTCATGCTGTACAGAGAAGCCCTTCTGTTGATTCTGAACAAGTGCTAGTCAATACCCAatgtcacttttattttatttatttatttattttttaagtcatcagtcttctgactggtctgttgTAGCCCGCCAATAATTTctttcctgtgtcaaccttttcatgtcATTGTAgcacagcctacgtcctcaattatttgctagatgcatTCTAATCCCTGTCTTACTCTACAGATTTTTCTCTCTACACCTcgatctagcaccatggaagttattccctgatgtcttaacagatgtcctaccatcctgtcccttcttcttgtcagcgttttccatacatCCCTTTTCTCGCCGCTTCTGTGGAGAAACTCGTCGTTACTCaccctgtgctccaaacataccttctcagaaatctcttcctcaaagtACGGTCTATATTTGACGCTAGTAGACGTCTGTTAGCCAGGAATgcatttttgcctgtgctagtctgccttttatgtcctccttgatccatCCGTCTTGGCTAATTTTTCtgtctaggtagcggaattccttagcttcatctgctacgttatcaccaatcctgatgttaagtttctcgctgttctcattattgTCACTTCTCATttgtttcatctttcttcgattaactcttaATCTGTATTTTGTACTAATTAGACCGTTTGTTCCATGcaatacatcctgtaattctttttcactttcactcaagatagcaatgttatcagcaaatcttatcattgacatccttccacatttaactttaattccactcctcaacctttctttcatCTGCGCCATTCCTGCatcgatgtatagatcgaacagtaggggcgaaagactactgtacatccttgtcttacacctttgaaacttccccctagaaaaatttatgaattaatatgcttggagttcatgacatccattcttacaaatttactgtctctgatggacacacgtccagatcacccgctctcaaaactccgccatctctctccccacatccaccactgctggcggctcacctccaactgcgcaaggctacgcgctgttcacatccaactgcccaacactacaatagcgaatattccaacaatgccaaccagccacagactgcacacagcacagccagagattttcatacagagcgctatgtggcgttaccaacataaaaacctaaacagcctacttacaccttcttaatccgagcacttcgttcttgggcttCCACTCTTAAATTATCCCCTCTTGGATCTCGTACATATTGTACATACCCGTCCTTCGTTATAACTTACCTCCTGCTTTTCATATGCATAACAATAttgaagctgatgatgatgataatgaagatggTATTATCCAGCAGTGAATGTCAAGTTCCCTATGATGAAAGTTTTGAAAATTCATTGCTTGTTGCTTGCATGGATAAGTATTAACAACAGTTCCAAGGACCATGGGCGAAATAAATCAACGGTTAAATGAAATAAATCAACGGTTAAACCTATGATCAATATCACCTCTGacaatacatttcttttatttctgtctatgATACAAAACTGTTAAGAAAGACTGCCGGTTTCGGTCAGCGATGATCATCTTCAGTTCTGCAGCAAAATATGATAAAAAACAAATACAACTAGTGGACTGTCTACATCTTAAAACTACAGAACAGGCCGCAATGAAAAATATTACCCACACACGTGGTGAAAATGTGCGCTTAAAGTATAACACGCATACCAATTTTTAAAAAGTCCTAATATAGTAAAGTCGCAGCGGCATTGTCaaaatatacatacaaaatcagCACAGCATAGGACACCTATTTAAAATATGGTATACACTAGGCCACTTTGTCAGTGAAATCATCTTGTTAACAGTGCTACACTGCTTTCTAACAATCTGAATGTAACTTTAGATGTATTTTTCATAGCTTGTACATCTGATAAGCCCACTATAGACTTTACCTGTTGTAtttttcttgttattgcatttTGCACAATTTTATAACTGACGAATATGTGTAGCCTTACAGTAGCGAAATCTAACGAGCTTACGACACAAACATTTTGTAGCCACTGTACTGCGTTTTGTCGTGAACAGTAGCGCTGTTAACAAGATTATTCCGCAGAAACTGTGGTCTAGTACAGGAGTATCCCATATTTTAAATACGCGACGATGCTGTGTTGATTTTGTGTGTATCTTTTGATGATGACGCTATGGTTTCATTATATTACGGCATGTTTTAAAAGAGGTATGCGTCATCATATTTTAAGCGCTTGTTTTACCCCATGTATGTCAGCAATGCTTTTCATTCAGACCTTTCTTATTGTTTTAAGATGTAGACGGTCCACTAGTTGTATTTGTTTTTTCCTGTGTttttctgcagatctgaagatggtcatcgctgaccgaaaccggtagtctaatggttgaacaattttgtaaacactgacggaaataaatttattctacactttctggatcTCTGCTCTAtttgcgaccatgtcgcagcttgtgaaacctcTTACAATTTTTGGAGTATATGAAAGAATTCCCGTTTTGGTGGGATAAGCAGTTCCGAGGTCGAAGGAAGGCATTGCTATACATTCTTCAGTGTGACCATGCCTAGGCAATGGTATACGTTCTTCAGTGTGACCATGCCTCATGAAGCACTGTACTGAATATGCAGATTCAGTTATTGCGGAAATAACACCTTAACTATTGAAACGACATATAACTTACACCGGAAATACAGTTTCTGAATGGTCTGACGTCTCTATgtccataattaaaaaaaaagtcttgtaCGACAATCTGTCTTTGATGGATGAGTACCAGAATCGATTTATAGGGATACGCTTTGTATATTCGTGAGAATACTGTGCAATACGAAAGTCCAATACGCTATCACCAATAAAAAGTTCGACGGTTGCAGTTTAAGATTGCCGTTTAATCTGCTACAAACGCGTAAATATCGGTGTACTATGGATCATAGGCGAATGAGTATGACAAGAAATATTTCACAGGTATCACTAGGTTTCACTTTAATTATCAATTGTGTCGCAAAGTATGCGTCTGGTCTGTGACATAACAATACTTATCCTTCAGTAATTTATTTCTGTCACTATTAGTCAAGTGAGGCTCTTATGTAACTCccttttttcttcttcattctctcaAATCTGTTGGTTTGTCATTTTAAGAATATTTTATTTCGATTCCAGTCTCGGTCCCTAGTGTCATTTGTGTAATTATTTCTCCATATGTATACCACTACATACTATTCACCAGTGTGTAATATCGTTAGCTCTTTTCTCCTACCAGAGCTCATTTCATAGTCAGTGTCCTATTTCTAGCAAACTATTTGTCTTTCGTCTCTCACAATGCATGTTCTTCATGGACCTTGAGATCCACACTATTGAAACAATGTATCACTTACACAATAACTCATACTTGTCATGGTCTCAGGTCTGTAAgtccattattaaaaaaaaatcttgtacgGCAATGTGTCTTCTGCGGACGAGTAGTAGAATCGATTTATGGGGACACGCTTTGTATGTTCGTGAGAATATTGTGCAATACGAAAGTGCAATACGCCGCAATCTTCACGTCACCACAACCTTTTTTTCACCATATTTTGTCAGCTCATGTCACCTCTCTCAAGCACATTAGGCAGTTACTACACAGCCACCACCTCCAAAACCAAGACTGAGAGGTGGCAACATGTTCTACCTCACTTCCTGTCATACCAACAGAAATACATCGCAGGGCTACATGAGTACTCAACACAGTCGTCGACTTGGGAAAGATATCCATTTTTTTTCTATACATTTTTCGAGAGAGAGAGTAAAATAGATACAAAAAAAATGTAGTAGAATCATACAAAAATTATTGTCTGTGTATTTAAATAATACATCTATATACTTCACTACATGAATGATATATAAGTCGTTTTGTTGTGCAGTGCTTCATTACTTCTTAGAAATGGTAAgacctggaaaaaataaaaaaaattcttgagCTAAGCGATAAAGTGACATAATAGCATAGCAGCAGCCTCAGTGACTCTTCTGAACGTCATCCACCGTCAGCGGCGGTAATCTTCCCATACCGTTCTGTTTTAGATTCGATTATATTGCCACGATTTCTTAGGCGAACGGATTGGCCTATTCCCTCTGCAGACGGCAAAGAAGTAGTGTACTAAATTTTTTAAAGGTAGAGACTTACTAAAggtgaaaattaaaatgtatttcgcACTCGGAGACAGTCATTTGCCTGAGAGAAGTACCACTTACGCGTACTGCCGTCCTCCCCACCCATAGAATGGAGCCTGTCTTTTCTGGGACTGCACTACTGATGGCTGCTGTGGTCCCACACTGTACGGATACTGGGACTGCTGAGAACCCGGCCACTGCTGCCACTGATTCCACTGTGGCCACTGATTCTGCTCGTAGTATCCGGGCCAATATGAACTCGGTGGCGCTGGCTGGTAAGGATTGTTTCTCAGAATGTGGTTCTCCTTCCCAACAGTATCAACCATGCCATAAGCATTATTTCCTGGGGCAATGTTAGGTTGCTCTGCCTTTTCCTCCACAATGAAAGGCTTTTCTACCTTCACATTGCTCCCCTCTCTCGTGCTCGTTGGGGTGGCAAGTGAATCCACTTTGGCAGTGTAGCTGGGCAGGAGACTGACGTATGTTGGGGAAGGTTCCTCAACCTTCTGGTCCACTGGCGCGTCCTTTAGTGCAGGTGTCAACTCTTCGCGGTCACGTTTTGGCTCTGAGGTGCATCCACCTTGGATGGCTGGTGCAGCTGAGCCATCTGCACCTACCATCATCCCCTGAACCTGAGGCTGCCACCATGGGTATGGCGAGTAGTCAATTGGATAGCTCTGTAGAGAGGGCATAGGTGCAAAGGGGTATGAGCGATAAGGCCGCAGGTAGGATGGTTCGATCGCTGGCCACTGATAGCTGGGATACCCTCCGAATGCGTAGGGGTCATACGGGGAGGGATATCGCGCCAGCGGCGGTGGCGGTGGAGGAGAATAGTATGGAACTGGAGGTGCGTACGACATTGGAGGTGGATACATGCTGCCGTATGGTTGTTCGTACATGGAGCGGTAAGCACGGCTAGCATCGGCATAGGAGTCAGGCTCGACGATAACTATGGGTGACATTTCGGGTGGAGGGACCGCTGGGAGTTGAGGCTGGACAGAAGCAAAGAGTTGGGGATCCGTTTGGACAACGACTTGTGGGACGGAAGGCGGGGGCGCTTCGGTGGTGGTAGTCGTGTCAATGGTGTAGTCCTTTGTTGTCGGTTGCGGAGTTGTGGATGTGTGGAGGCGATGATGCTTCTTAGAGTTGCTCCTGGGGCGAGACCGAGGACGAGGCGTTGACTCTGGGGTGGGCGGTGTGGAAGTCGTCGTGCTTGGTGCGCCCGTCGTTAAAGTTGAACTTTTGGACGGCGTAGCCTCGGTTGTTGTTGTCTTGTTCTTCAGCAGACCCACTTCCCAAGGCCATGCTCcggacacttaaaaaaaaaaagaaaatatgcatTGTACGTAAGAAGtagaaaatgatatatatatatatatatatatatatatatatatatatatatatatatcttagttAAAACACCTAAAAACACGCTGGATCCGATAAGCTGAAAATGATTTATGAATACACAACATAAAAGCAGAAGAAACAAAATAGAGACGTCTTTTGAGAAGGAAAGCGGTAAATTTAGAAAAATTCCAAGACAGAAGTAGATATAGACGATCTGTGAAGTGGTCTGAAGGCAGAAAATAGGGACACGTTTACAACATGAAAGAATATTGGAGTAATAGAATgcagaaggaaatgaaattttcactgtatcAACAGCTTTCTACAAGGTAGGCAAAAATATCTTGTCAGTACCAACGCTAACTTTTAAGTAATTCATGTCAACACAACCCCTGAAACGTCTTACTGCATCCAATTCTAACAATATAAACCGAACGGCTGATACTGTATGTATTGCATTAACAGGTGTGACACGATTGCTGACCTTCTTCCAAGTGCTGATGTCTTTTATTGAAGTAAATAACTAACCCCAAAACAAGTTACAAAATACCAACTACATACTAATCTATAGCTACCACATTGCGTTAAGTAATAATGGGAGCGATTGGTAACTTGAAAAAGTAACAAATAGCATGCGCTATGGTTCTCCTTTATTATGGTTATCCTTTATTTTTTGAAACGGATATGAAGAACCATCAACCACACCGGCCAGAAAAGAATCAATACATTCGGAAGGAAACTTACACGACGAAAGTCAGTGGCAAGGCAAGCCTAAGTGCATTGTCAGCTGTTCAAAGGGAAACTGCAGGTATTACATTGTTCATTGTTCAGAAATCCACAGAAGGACATCCTGACCAGTGAGTGCCAAGACTCTAGTGTGACTAGTGGCACACGACGACTGCTGTGATTACCCCAGATTATGACTCTACAATGAGCAACATGCTCGGTTCAAGACTGGCACAAGACATTCTCCGTTCGTACATCTCTCGTTACAGTGCTGCAGTTCTGTCTCCTGATCTCTCGTGACTaactcttctctccatttcaccaTCTACAGACCCGATCTCTAGAACTAAGCAATGTCCCACTGCCATACCGGATCTAACAGTGATTCAATCCAGATGTTAAACTTCATCACTCCGTCGTTTTCCTTGACAGTGGCTTTGCAGAGGATTCTAGGGATTTTTGTGACGTTCCATTGCTCCTGGTTTGCCATAAAATGCTTATATGAAACCATAACTACGCCCGAACacgccatgaaggctcaacggtacctaCAGGCCGCTGTGTCATGCTCaatccacaggcatcactggatgcggatatgaagggtcatgtggtcagcacaccgctctcctggccgtaagtcagtttacgacaccggaaccgctactactcaatcaagtagcttct
This DNA window, taken from Schistocerca piceifrons isolate TAMUIC-IGC-003096 chromosome 4, iqSchPice1.1, whole genome shotgun sequence, encodes the following:
- the LOC124796097 gene encoding leucine-rich repeat extensin-like protein 2, which translates into the protein MAAAVATRVVLACCLCAVLFSCSLPTVSGAWPWEVGLLKNKTTTTEATPSKSSTLTTGAPSTTTSTPPTPESTPRPRSRPRSNSKKHHRLHTSTTPQPTTKDYTIDTTTTTEAPPPSVPQVVVQTDPQLFASVQPQLPAVPPPEMSPIVIVEPDSYADASRAYRSMYEQPYGSMYPPPMSYAPPVPYYSPPPPPPLARYPSPYDPYAFGGYPSYQWPAIEPSYLRPYRSYPFAPMPSLQSYPIDYSPYPWWQPQVQGMMVGADGSAAPAIQGGCTSEPKRDREELTPALKDAPVDQKVEEPSPTYVSLLPSYTAKVDSLATPTSTREGSNVKVEKPFIVEEKAEQPNIAPGNNAYGMVDTVGKENHILRNNPYQPAPPSSYWPGYYEQNQWPQWNQWQQWPGSQQSQYPYSVGPQQPSVVQSQKRQAPFYGWGGRQYA